One genomic region from Enoplosus armatus isolate fEnoArm2 chromosome 17, fEnoArm2.hap1, whole genome shotgun sequence encodes:
- the grb2b gene encoding growth factor receptor-bound protein 2b, with the protein MEAIAKYDFKATADDELSFKRGEVLKVLNEECDQNWYKAELNGKDGFIPKNYIEMKAHPWFFGKIPRAKAEEMLNKQRHDGAFLIRESESAPGDFSLSVKFGNDVQHFKVLRDGAGKYFLWVVKFNSLNELVDYHRSTSVSRNQQIFLRDIEQVPQHPTYVQALFDFDPQEEGELGFRRGDFIQVLDNSDPNWWKGGCHGQTGMFPRNYVTPVNRNM; encoded by the exons ATGGAGGCCATTGCCAAATACGATTTCAAAGCTACTGCTGATGATGAGCTTAGTTTCAAGCGTGGAGAAGTCCTTAAG GTATTAAATGAAGAGTGTGATCAGAACTGGTACAAGGCAGAGCTAAATGGAAAAGACGGCTTCATCCCCAAGAATTACATAGAGATGAAAGCCCATCC GTGGTTCTTTGGGAAGATTCCCCGGGCCAAAGCAGAGGAGATGCTAAACAAACAGAGGCACGACGGAGCTTTCCTCatcagagagagcgagagtgcACCAGGAgacttctccctctctgtgaa ATTCGGAAATGACGTCCAGCACTTCAAGGTTCTTCGTGATGGGGCTGGAAAGTATTTCCTATGGGTGGTGAAGTTTAACTCTCTCAACGAGCTGGTAGACTACCACCGCTCCACCTCAGTCTCTCGCAATCAGCAAATCTTTCTGCGAGACATAGAGCAGGTCCCCCAG CATCCCACATATGTGCAGGCGCTCTTCGACTTTGACCCCCAGGAGGAAGGAGAGCTGGGTTTCCGACGCGGCGACTTCATCCAAGTCCTGGACAACTCCGACCCCAACTGGTGGAAAGGAGGCTGCCACGGCCAAACGGGCATGTTCCCCCGCAACTACGTCACGCCTGTCAATCGGAACATGTAA